The following DNA comes from Streptomyces globosus.
CGGGGGATGTCCTTGTCGAGGGGGAAGCCGAGGAAGCTGCTGAGGGGCTGCCTGGTGCGCGTGCGCAGCCAGTACGAGCGGCGGTCGGGGCTGGTGGTGTGGCAGAAGATCTTGCCGTCCGGTCCGGGCGTGTCCCACGCCATGCCCATCTCCACCATGTGGACGGGGACCCCGGCCCGGGCGAGCCGCAGCGCGGCCACGGAGCCGCCGTAGCCGGTGCCGATCACGAGAACCGGTACGTGCGCCCCGGACACGAGGGGGCCGGCCGCGGTCGCGGGGTGTGCAGCGGCCCGGGCGGGGGCGGTGGCGGTGGCGGACAGCGCCACGGCACCGAGAAGAGAACCTGTTCCAGCGATGAATCCGCGCCGGGAGATCCCCGGCGATCCGTTTCCGTGCGGGGGGTGGTGGCTCATGTGACGTTCCTCACTCTCTGGCGGTGCAACGAGTTCTACTGCCAGCTGCGAGTGAAGTCACGACACGCGTCCCGGTAACTTCCGGGCCGCCGGGGAGGCGCGCGGGTCAGGCGGCGGGAGGGGGCGCTGAGCCCGTGCCCCCGGCCGGCGGCTCCAGAGGGGGAGCGGCCAGCGAGCAGTGGGTGCGGCACTGCGGGTGGCACGGGGCGGCGGGCCGCGGGCGGCGCACGGTCGTCCAGGCCAGGGCGGAGCCCGCCACCAGGACCGCCGCGCACCACACCATGGAGCGCCCGAACGCCTCGTCGAAGAGGTCCGCCGAGCGGTACGCCTCCGGGCCCATTCCGGCCAGCAGGGGGAGCGCGGCCACCGCCAGCAGCCCGGCCGCGCGGGCGACCGCGTTGTTGATGCCGCTGGCCAGGCCCGCCCGGCCCGGGTCCACCGAGGCCAGTACGGCCTCCGTCAGCGGAGCGACCAGCGTCACCATGCCGAGGCCCAGGACGACCATGGCGGGAAGCACGTCCGTCGCGTACGGGGCGCCCGGCCCGGCCCGCAGCATCAGCAGCATCCCCCCGGCGCACAGCAGCGGGCCGACGGTGAGCGGGATCCGGGGCCCGATCCGCTCCCCGAGGGCGCCCGACCGCGCCGACAGCAGCAGCATCAGCACGGTCGGCGGGAGCAGCGCCGCCCCGGAGGCGAGGGCGGAGTACCCGCAGACGACCTGGAGCTGGAGCACCACCAGGAAGAAGAAGCCGCCGAACGCGGCGTACACGCACAGGGTGACCAGGTTGACCGCGGTGAACAGCCGGGACGCGAAGATGTCCGGCGGCACCATGGGGCGGGCCCGCCTCCGCTCGACGTACACGAACGCGGCCCCGAGCAGCACCGCGCCGACGGCCGAGGCGGTCACCAGCGCGGCCCCGGACCGGGCCTCGATCAGCGCGTACGTCAGCAGGGCGAGGGCGGTTGCGCCGAGGAAGGCGCCGAGCACGTCGAACCGGCCGTGCGCCGCCGGGTCGCGGGATTCGGGCACGTGCCGCAGGGCGGCCGGTACGCACACCGCGGCCAGCGGCACGTTCAGCAGGAACACCCAGCGCCAGCCGGGCCCGTCCACCAGCCAGCCGCCCAGGAACGGCCCGACGGCCGCGCCCACCCCGCCGAACCCGGACCACAGGCCCACGGCGCGGGCGCGGTCGGCGGGGGCGATGGAACCCTGGATCAGGGCCAGCGAACCGGGTGTCAGCAGCGCCCCGCCCACCCCCTGGAGGGCCCGGGCGGCGACCAGCACGCCCGCGTTCGGGGCGAGCCCGCACAGCAGGGACCCGGCCGCGAACCACGCGACGCCGAGCACGAAGATCCGGCGCCGCCCGAACCGGTCGCCGAGGGCGCCGCCGGCGAGGATCAGGCCGGCCAGTGTGAGCAGGTACGCGTTGACGGTCCACTGCAGGACGGCCAGGTCGGCGCCGAGGTCCTCCCCGATCCGCGGCAGGGCCACGTTGACGACGGTCGAGTCGAGCAGGGCCATCGTCGAGCCCAGCACCGTGACCAGCACGATCCACCGCCCCCGCGCGGTCGCCAGGGGGACGCCGCCCGCGGCCCCGCCGGCGGCGGACGGCGCGGCGGGCTTACCCGCCGAAGCGGGCCCGGAGGGTGCGGAACCGGTCACGTCCCCAGGCTCGCGCGCCGGGCGGGCAAGGGCCACCCGGCGGGCGCACATACGGCTCGTTAGGCGCTCTTGTAATGGCCATGACTCTCCTTCACCATGACCGCGCACGTCACGCACGCCTTATCCGCACAACCTGCACACGGCGTACGAGGAGACCACACGTGGCCCAACGCAACACACGACGATCCTTACGCGCGGCACTGGCCGCCCTCACCGCAGCACTGCTCCTGCCCCTGGGCGCCGGAGCCGCCGCAGCCGCACCGGAACCCGCGCCGTCCCCGGGCGCGGCCGAGCGCAAGATCGAGCCCAAGCTCCGCGCCCAGCTCGGCGACTCCGCCAAAGCGGTCTTCTGGGTCTACCTGGACAGTGCGGCCGATCTGACGGCGGCCGCGCGCCAGACCACCCGGACCGCCAAAGCGGAAACGGTTCTGCGCACCAAGCGCGACCACGCCGCCCGCACCCAGGCCGAGGTCCGCAAGGCCCTGGACAACGCCAAGGCGGAGTACACCTCCTTCTGGATCGTCAACGCGGTCCGCGTCGTCGGCACCGAGAAGCTCGCAGGCACGCTCGCCCGGCGCCCCGAGGTGTCCCGGATCGACGCCGACGACCGGATCACCCTGCCCAGCCCCGCCGAGGGCAAGCGGGAGAAGGCCGCGGCCGACGCCGTCGAGTGGAACATCGACCGCGTCAAGGCCCCGCAGGTGTGGGAGCAGCTCGGCGTGCGCGGCGAGGGCATCGTCGTCGCCAACATCGACAGCGGCGTCGACCACACCCACCCGGCCGTCGCCGGCCAGTACCGCGGCAGGAGCGCGGACGGCAGCCTCGACCACCAGTACAACTGGTTCGACCCCGCCGGCGTCTGCCCCACGGCCGCGCCCTGCGACAACAACGACCACGGCACCCACACCATGGGCACGATGGTCGGCGACGACGGCGGCGCCAACAAGATCGGCGTCGCCCCGGGCGCCAGGTGGATCGCCGCCAAGGGCTGCGAGACCAACTCCTGCTCCGAGGCCTCGCTGCTCGCGGCCGGACAGTGGATCGTCGCCCCGACCGACCTGAACGGCCAGAACCCGCGGCCCGATCTCGCCCCGCACGTCGTCAACAACTCCTGGGGCAGCGCGGCCCACGACGACTGGTACCGGCAGGTCGTCGACACCTGGCGGGCCGCCGGCATCTTCCCGGCCTTCTCCAACGGCAACGCCGGACCCGGCTGCTCCACCAGCGGCTCCCCCGGCGACTACGCCGCCTCCTACAGCTCCGGCGCCTTCGACGTCAACGGCACCATCGCCTCCTTCTCCTCCCGCGGCGCGGGCCCCGGCGGCATCGTCAAGCCCAACATCGCCGCCCCTGGCGTGAACGTCCGCTCCTCCGTGCCCGGCGGCGCCTACGAGGCCTTCTCCGGCACCTCGATGGCCTCGCCGCACACCGCGGCCACCGTCGCCCTGCTCTGGTCCGCCGCCCCCGCCCTCGAAGGCGACATCGCCCAGACGGAGCAGCTCCTCGGCACCACCGCCCAGGACACCGACAACGGCCAGTGCGGCGGGACCGCCGCCAACAACAACGTCTTCGGCGAGGGCAAGCTCGACGCGCTCGCCGCCGTCTCCAACGCCCCCCGGGGCCCGACCGGCGCCCTCGGCGGAACCGTGACATCCGGCGGAGCCCCCGTCGCCGGCGCCAAGGTCACCGCCGCCGGACCGATCAGCCGTACGACGACCACCGCCGCCGACGGCACCTACGCCTTCCGCTCCCTCTCCGTCGGCACGTACACCCTGACCGCGGCCAAGTTCGGCTACGGCCAGGAGACGGCGACCGCGACCGTCACCGAGAACACCACCGCCACCGGCGACCTCACCCTCACCCAGGCCCCCTCCGGCAGGCTCACCGGCACCGTCACCGCGCCGTCCGGGCCCGCCGCAGGCGCCACCGTCACCATCGCGGACACGCCCGTCACCGCGACCGCCGACGACCGGGGCCGCTTTGAGGTCACCCTGCCGCACGGCACCTACGACCTGCGGGCGACCCACTCCTCCCGCTGTGTGAGCCCCGGCACCGCCCGCGCCACCGTCGCCGGCGACACCGCGGTCGAGGTCGCCCTGCCCGAGCGCACCGACGCCTACGGCTACGCCTGCGCCGCCTCCACCGGCACAGACCACCCCGCCGGGGACCGGCAGCTCGCCCTGACCGGCGACAACACCACCGAGCGCGTCGACCTGCCCTTCCCGCTGCCGCTGTACGGCAAGACGTACGGCCAGGCCTGGATCGGCACCAACGGCACCGTCAGCTTCGGCGGCGCCCACACCGGCGACATCAACGGCGACCTGCCGAGCACCGCCACCCCCAACGCCGCCCTCTACCCGTTCTGGGACGACCTCGTCGTCGGCGCGGCCGGCAGCGGATCCGGCGTCTTCACCGCCGTCAGGGGCACCGCCCCGCACCGGCAGTTCACCATCGAGTGGCGCAACGTCTCCCACTGGTCGGCGCAGGCGGACAGGTTCTCCTTCTCCGCGACCGTCGGCGAGGACGGAACCGTCACCTACTCCTACCGCGGCACCGGCGGCACCGGCATCAAGGGCGGCTCCACGGCCACGGTCGGGGTGGAGAACGCCACGGGCACCGACGCCTTCGCCTACTCCTTCAACACGCCCGTCATCGGCGACGGCCTGACCATCTCCTTCCGCACCACCAAGAGCGGCGTCGTCACCGGCCGCGTCCTCGACGCCAACGACGGCAACGGCGTCGCCGGCGCCACCGTCACCGTCGGCACCGGCGACGCCGCCGTCTCGGCGACGACCGCCCCGGACGGCGGGTACGTCGTCCAGAGCCCGTCCGGCACCCGGGCCGTCTCCATCACCGCGCCCGCCTACGAGGCGGCCGCCGCCACGGTCGACGTCAAGGCCGCCGGCGTCACCCCGGTCACGCAGTCGCTGCGCACCGGCCGCGTCACCGCCGCCAGGCCCGCGGTGGAGGTCGTCCTCCCGGCCGACCAGAAGCGGACCCGCACCCTCGACCTCACCAACCCGGGCCTCGGGACGGACTTCACGGTGGCCGAGGACGCGCCCTGGCTGACGGCCACCCCGTCGGCCGGCACCCTGCCCACGGGCGGCCGGGCCACGGTCTCCCTGGCCGTGGACAGCGCCGGCCTGGCCGCCGGCACCGTCCTCACCGCCGACCTGAAGATCACCTCGGTGAGCGGGCGCAGCCCCGTCCTGACGGTCCCCGTCAAGGTCGTCGTCCCGCGCTACCAGACCGCCCTGGACACGGGCTCCGGCTACGCCTCCACCGACGCCCTCGGCGACAGCTGGTCCCCGGACCGCAAGTACACCGCCGGCTCGTACGGCTACCAGGGCAGCTCGGCGGTGCGCAGCACCGGCCGCACCATCGCCGGCACGGACGACCAGCGGATGTTCCGCAACGCCCGCGAGGGAATGTACGAGTACCGCTTCGACAACGTGCCCAACGGCACGTACACGGTGGAGCTCGGCTTCGCGGAGCTGTCCTCCGCCAAGCCGGACCGGCGCGTCTTCGACGTCCTCGTCGAGGGCAGGGAGGTGCTGCCCTCCCTGGACATCGCGCTGGAGGCGGGCAACTACACCGCCCTGACGCGGAGCTACACGGTGACCGTCACGGACGGCGTGCTGAACGTCCGCTTCGTGACCCACTCCGGCTTCGGCAAGCCGCTGGTGAACACGCTGAGGGTGACGGACCGCCCCGACCAGGCACCGCAGGCCGGCCGGGCCCGGTGACGGTCGGCACACCCGCCGCACCGGAAGCACCCGCCTGACCGGAACCCCGTGTCCGGTGAGGTGACACACCCCGGGGGCGGGGCGCCGCACGGCGCCCCGCCCCCTCCGCATCCCGCAGGGGCATTCGGGTGGCCGCCGGGCACCGCGCAGCGGCGCGGCCGGGCGGCCGGTCCGCCGGTCGTTAGCGTGGGGCACCATGACGCTCCAGAGCGACGCCGCCGAGCGGCCCGGGGACCCGCCGGGGCGGCCGGCACCGGCCCCCGCGGAACCGGATGCCCCGCCCCCGCACGAGGCGGACGTCCTGGCCGCACGGGTGCGGCAGGCATTGCACCGGGCCGGCGCCGTGCGGGCCGCCTGGGCGGCCGGCGGCCCGCACGGCGCCCTCGCCGGCTCCGCCCCGCCCCGCCGGCCCGCGGACGCCGCCGCCCCGCCGGCCGTCCCGCCCGAGGAGGCCCCGTACGACGCAGGCGGCCTGGCCGGCGTCCTCGCCCTGTGGCCCGTCCTCGGCAGCCTCGTCGCCGGCGAGGCGCTGGGGCTGCACACCCCGCTCCGCGCCTACGGGGACCGCGCCGCGGCCGGACTCCCCCCGGGCACCACCGCCCACCAGCTCCTCACCCGCCGGAATCCCGCCCACGACGGCGCTGCCGCCGCCCTCACCCGCCTCGCCGAACACCTCGGCGGCGCCCCGCTCGGAGAGCTCGCCGCCACCCTGGTCTGGCAGCCCCTCGGCATGACCCGCACGAGCCTCGCCGACGGCTCCCTGACCACCACCCCCGCCGACCTCGCCCGCTTCCTCACCCACCTCGTCTCCTCCTCCGACACCCCCGTCGCCCGCTCCTGGACCGACGGCTCCCTGCGCATCCGCACAGGCGAACTCACCCCCGCCCGCGGCCTGCTGTGGCACCCGGCACCGCACGGCACCTGGTCGTACGGGGACGCCTCCGCGGTCTGGGTCTGCCCGCGCCGCCGGCGCTGGGCCGTGCTGCTGCCCGCCGACGGGGACGGCCGGCCGCGCGCCGCGTTCCGCGCGGCGGTGTTCGCGCCGCCGCCCGCCCCCTGACCCGCACCGCCCCCCGCCACGGCGGCGTGTCGCCCGGACGGCTGCCGCCCGTACCGGTACCGGGAACGGCCCCGCTTCCGCCCCGCACCGCCCTGCACCGCGACCGGGGCCGCCGTACGGGCGCACGCTCGGAGCGCGCCCCCTCCAAGATCGACGTACGGTGAGCCCCATGTCACCCACCGCTGGTTCCCCACCGCGCGGAGGCACCCCCTGCGCACCGTTCCCGAACCCGCCCCGCGCGGGCCACAGGGCCCGCAGGGGACAGGGCCGCCGCCGCGGCGGCCGGCGGGCCGACCCGGGGGAGGCGGTGCGGCCGTGACCGGTCCCGGAACGACCCGAGGGGCCGTCGCCCGCGGGCAGCGCGGGCCGTCGCCGCGGGCCGGGCGGGCCGAGTCCGTCCGGTTCGCCGCCACCCGCGCGCTCCCCTTCTTCGTCCGCAGCGTTCCCGGCACCCGCCCCGCCTTCCCGGCGGAGGTGCTGCGGGAGCTGCGCGACCGCCACGGCGCGCCCGTCCTGGTCCAGGATATCTCCGGGCCCGTCCTCGTCCTGCTGGACCGCCGCGAGATGCAGCAGTTCTACGACCTCCCCGGCGCCGGGGCGCCCGGCGGGGCGGCCCCCGCGCTGCCGCCCGCGGAGGGGCTGCGGACCGTACTGGCCGAAGAAGCACGCCCGCTGGCCTCCGCCACCACCCTCGAACTCGTCCGCCTCCGGCAGGCCGTCGCCAGGGCCGCCCGGAGGCTCGCCCCCGCCGCCGGTGCCGGGCCCGCCGCCCCGCCCGGGGGCCCCGCCGGAGCCACCTCCCTGCTCGGCCGGCTGCTGCACCGCCGAGGGCAGCACGAGCCCGACCCCGCCGGCGACCGCCCGGAACGCCACCCGCATCCCGGCCCCGGATGCCCCGCGCACCCCTGGGCGCCCGTCCTCGACAGCGTCCCCGCGACCGTGCTGCGCACCCTGCTTCTGCTCGGCGCCCACCCCGCCGAGCAGGCGGCCGCCGCCGCCGAGGCCGCCGCCCGCACGGACCCGCACGCACTGGCCCGGCTCCAGGCCTGCGTACGGGAGGCGCTCCGCCTCTACCCGGCCGTGCCCGACCTCGTCCGCACCACCCGCACCGAGACCGTGTGGCGGGGCGTGCACCACCCGGCCGGGACCCGCGTCCTGCTCCCCGCCCACTTCCACCAGCGCGACCCGGAACAGGTCCCCGCCGCCCACGTCTTCGTCCCCGGAAGGTGGAAGACGCCCGGGGCGGAGGAGGACCTCCGGATGGCCCCCTTCGGCCACGGACCCGGCCGCTGCCCCGGCGACCGCCTGGGCCTGCTGATCACCACCGCACTGTGCGCCGAGGTACTGCGCCGCAGCCGCATCACCGGCATCCGGCCGGTGCTCGACCCGCACGGGCCGCTGCCCGCAGTCCTCGACCCGCGCGGCATCCGGCTCACCCTCACCCGTCGCTGACACACCGCCGGCGA
Coding sequences within:
- a CDS encoding MFS transporter; amino-acid sequence: MTGSAPSGPASAGKPAAPSAAGGAAGGVPLATARGRWIVLVTVLGSTMALLDSTVVNVALPRIGEDLGADLAVLQWTVNAYLLTLAGLILAGGALGDRFGRRRIFVLGVAWFAAGSLLCGLAPNAGVLVAARALQGVGGALLTPGSLALIQGSIAPADRARAVGLWSGFGGVGAAVGPFLGGWLVDGPGWRWVFLLNVPLAAVCVPAALRHVPESRDPAAHGRFDVLGAFLGATALALLTYALIEARSGAALVTASAVGAVLLGAAFVYVERRRARPMVPPDIFASRLFTAVNLVTLCVYAAFGGFFFLVVLQLQVVCGYSALASGAALLPPTVLMLLLSARSGALGERIGPRIPLTVGPLLCAGGMLLMLRAGPGAPYATDVLPAMVVLGLGMVTLVAPLTEAVLASVDPGRAGLASGINNAVARAAGLLAVAALPLLAGMGPEAYRSADLFDEAFGRSMVWCAAVLVAGSALAWTTVRRPRPAAPCHPQCRTHCSLAAPPLEPPAGGTGSAPPPAA
- a CDS encoding S8 family serine peptidase yields the protein MAQRNTRRSLRAALAALTAALLLPLGAGAAAAAPEPAPSPGAAERKIEPKLRAQLGDSAKAVFWVYLDSAADLTAAARQTTRTAKAETVLRTKRDHAARTQAEVRKALDNAKAEYTSFWIVNAVRVVGTEKLAGTLARRPEVSRIDADDRITLPSPAEGKREKAAADAVEWNIDRVKAPQVWEQLGVRGEGIVVANIDSGVDHTHPAVAGQYRGRSADGSLDHQYNWFDPAGVCPTAAPCDNNDHGTHTMGTMVGDDGGANKIGVAPGARWIAAKGCETNSCSEASLLAAGQWIVAPTDLNGQNPRPDLAPHVVNNSWGSAAHDDWYRQVVDTWRAAGIFPAFSNGNAGPGCSTSGSPGDYAASYSSGAFDVNGTIASFSSRGAGPGGIVKPNIAAPGVNVRSSVPGGAYEAFSGTSMASPHTAATVALLWSAAPALEGDIAQTEQLLGTTAQDTDNGQCGGTAANNNVFGEGKLDALAAVSNAPRGPTGALGGTVTSGGAPVAGAKVTAAGPISRTTTTAADGTYAFRSLSVGTYTLTAAKFGYGQETATATVTENTTATGDLTLTQAPSGRLTGTVTAPSGPAAGATVTIADTPVTATADDRGRFEVTLPHGTYDLRATHSSRCVSPGTARATVAGDTAVEVALPERTDAYGYACAASTGTDHPAGDRQLALTGDNTTERVDLPFPLPLYGKTYGQAWIGTNGTVSFGGAHTGDINGDLPSTATPNAALYPFWDDLVVGAAGSGSGVFTAVRGTAPHRQFTIEWRNVSHWSAQADRFSFSATVGEDGTVTYSYRGTGGTGIKGGSTATVGVENATGTDAFAYSFNTPVIGDGLTISFRTTKSGVVTGRVLDANDGNGVAGATVTVGTGDAAVSATTAPDGGYVVQSPSGTRAVSITAPAYEAAAATVDVKAAGVTPVTQSLRTGRVTAARPAVEVVLPADQKRTRTLDLTNPGLGTDFTVAEDAPWLTATPSAGTLPTGGRATVSLAVDSAGLAAGTVLTADLKITSVSGRSPVLTVPVKVVVPRYQTALDTGSGYASTDALGDSWSPDRKYTAGSYGYQGSSAVRSTGRTIAGTDDQRMFRNAREGMYEYRFDNVPNGTYTVELGFAELSSAKPDRRVFDVLVEGREVLPSLDIALEAGNYTALTRSYTVTVTDGVLNVRFVTHSGFGKPLVNTLRVTDRPDQAPQAGRAR
- a CDS encoding cytochrome P450: MTGPGTTRGAVARGQRGPSPRAGRAESVRFAATRALPFFVRSVPGTRPAFPAEVLRELRDRHGAPVLVQDISGPVLVLLDRREMQQFYDLPGAGAPGGAAPALPPAEGLRTVLAEEARPLASATTLELVRLRQAVARAARRLAPAAGAGPAAPPGGPAGATSLLGRLLHRRGQHEPDPAGDRPERHPHPGPGCPAHPWAPVLDSVPATVLRTLLLLGAHPAEQAAAAAEAAARTDPHALARLQACVREALRLYPAVPDLVRTTRTETVWRGVHHPAGTRVLLPAHFHQRDPEQVPAAHVFVPGRWKTPGAEEDLRMAPFGHGPGRCPGDRLGLLITTALCAEVLRRSRITGIRPVLDPHGPLPAVLDPRGIRLTLTRR